From the genome of Pseudomonas hamedanensis:
TGACAGATGGTCGTTCCGGGGGCTGTTTATTGCTTTCTTTGCGGTATACTGCGCGGCCTTCGGCCGGCACGTCCGGCCATTTTTCGTACAATCAAGCCACGCAACCTGCGTGGCTTGTTGTTTTATGACGCGCCTGCGGGCGCTCCAGAGAGAAGAGGCGCGACGATGAGTGCACTGGTTGGCGTGATCATGGGCTCCAAGTCCGATTGGTCCACCCTTAGCCACACCGCCGATATGCTGGAAAAGCTCGGCATCCCGTACGAGGTCAAGGTGGTTTCCGCCCACCGCACCCCGGATCTGCTGTTCCAGTACGCCGAAGAGGCTGAAAACCGCGGCATCGAGGTGATTATCGCCGGTGCTGGCGGCGCGGCCCACCTGCCTGGCATGTGTGCGGCCAAGACCCACCTGCCGGTGCTGGGTGTGCCGGTGCAGTCGGCCATGCTCTCGGGCGTCGATTCGCTGCTGTCGATCGTGCAGATGCCTGCGGGCATTCCGGTTGCCACCCTGGCCATCGGCAAGGCTGGCGCGATCAACGCCGCGCTGCTCTCGGCGAGTATTCTGGGCGCCAAGCACCCGCAGTTCCACGCGGTACTGAAAACCTTCCGTGCCGAGCAGACAGACAGCGTCCTGGACAATCCAGACCCACGTATTGCCTGAGGTTGTTGAGATGAAGATCGGTGTAATCGGTGGCGGCCAGTTGGGCCGCATGTTGGCCCTGGCGGGCACTCCGCTGGGCATGAACTTCGCTTTCCTCGACCCTGCGCCGGACGCCTGCGCGGCCGCGCTGGGCGAACACCTGCGGGCCGATTACGGCGATCAGGATCATCTGCGCCAACTGGCCGATGAAGTCGATCTGGTGACCTTCGAATTCGAAAGCGTCCCGGCCGAAACCGTGGCGTTTCTCTCGCAATTCGTGCCGGTGTACCCAAGCGCCGAAGCCCTGCGCATCGCCCGTGATCGCTGGTTCGAAAAGAGCATGTTCAAGGATCTGGACATTCCGACCCCGGCCTTCGCCGACATCCAGTCGCAAGCCGATCTGGACGCTGCTGTCGCTTCGATCGGTCTACCGGCCGTGCTTAAGACCCGCACTCTGGGTTACGACGGCAAGGGTCAGAAAGTCCTGCGCAAGCCGGAAGACGTCGCCGGTACTTTCGCTGAACTGGGCAGCGTCGCCTGCCTGCTCGAAGGCTTCGTGCCGTTCACCGGCGAAGTGTCACTGATCGCTGTGCGCGCTCGCGATGGCGAAACGAAGTTCTATCCGCTGGTGCACAACACTCACGACAGCGGCATTCTCAAACTGTCCGTCGCCAGCACTGATCACCCGTTGCAGGCTTTGGCGGAAGACTATTCCAGCCGCGTACTCAAGCACCTCGACTACGTGGGCGTGATGGCCTTCGAGTTCTTTGAAGTCGACGGCGGCCTGAAAGCCAACGAAATCGCCCCGCGCGTACACAACTCCGGACACTGGACCACTGAAGGCGCCGAGTGCAGTCAGTTCGAAAACCACCTGCGCGCCGTGGCCGGCCTGCCGCTGGGCTCGACCGCCAAGGTCGGCGAGAGCGCGATGCTCAACTTCATCGGTGTTGTGCCGCCGGTTGAAAAAGTCATCGCCATCCAGGACTGCCATTTGCACCACTACGGCAAAGCCTTCAAGGCCGGGCGCAAGGTCGGTCACGCCAACCTGCGCTGCGCCGACATGGCCACGCTGCAAGCGCAGATCGTCAAGGTCGAAGCGTTGATTGCCGAGTAAAACAGTTTCATGTGGCAGCGGCGGAACCATTCAGGGCCCGCCGTTCTCTGATGGCAGGATGCCAAAGTCTGGCTAGGCTATAGCCAATCAATCAGAGGGAAATGTCATGGGAATTATCGGAACCATTTTTATCGGCTTGATCGTCGGCCTGCTGGCGCGGTTCCTGAAACCGGGCGATGACAGCATGGGCTGGATCATGACTATCCTGCTCGGTATCGGCGGTTCGCTGGCGGCCACCTATGGCGGCCAGGCTCTGGGTATTTATCAGGCTGGCGAGGGTGCCGGTTTCCTCGGCGCGCTGGTTGGCGCGGTCGTGCTGCTGGTGATCTACGGCCTGATCAAAAAGAACTGATCCAAAGCGACAAAGTCCTCTCTGCCATCGCGGCAGGGAGGGCTAGAATGCTCGGCGATTCACTGTTCTCTCTTTCATACCGAGCACCTCATGCGCCATCTTCTGTTGACTCTCCTCTTGCTGGGCAGCGGCTTGGCCCACGCCGGCGAACTGCCGGAAACCGACTGGCTCGACCTGATGCCCAAGTCGGACCAAAAGGCCCTCGAGGCCATGCCGGAAATCGACCACAACTCTCCCGAAGCCAGCGGCACCTTCACCGAGAAAGGCGGGATGAAGCAGGCCAAAGGTTTGCCGGCGGTGATGTATTCAAGCAAAACCGTAGCGTCGATGAACGACAAGCACATCCGCATCGGCGGTTACCCGGTGCCGCTGGAATCCGATGCCAAGGGCCGCAGCACACTGTTCTTCCTGGTGCCGTACCCGGGCGCGTGCATTCACGTGCCGCCACCGCCGCCAAATCAGTTGGTGCTGGTGCGCTATCCCAAGGGCCTGAAGCTGGATGACATCTACACACCGCTGTGGGTAACGGGCACGTTGAAGATCGAAAAGGTCAGCAATGACCTGGCCGATGCGGCGTATGCGCTGGAGGCGGAGAAGGTGCGGGTGGTGCAGGAGGCTGACCTCTAAAGCGCGCCGCACATAAATTTAGGAGCGAGCCTTTGTGGTGAGGGGATTTATCTGTGGTGAAGGGATTTATCTGTGGCGAGGGGATTTATCCCCGCTGGACTGCGCAGCAGGCCCCAGCTTTTGATTTAAATAAAGCGGGGGCCGCTGCGCGACCCAGCGGGGATAAATCCCCTCGCCACAGGGCTCTTTGCCCTTTTGTATGGCGCTAGAGCTTAGAGCGGCGTAGCAGCTACGCTGACACCCATGGTATGGCTCGCCCCCGGCGCCAGGGTGACGATGTCATCCATCACATTCGCCGTCTCGATGCACAGCATGCGCTGCCAGCCGTCGTTGTCCATGTCGGGCAGTGCGGCGGCGCGGTCGATCCACGGATTCCAGATCACGGCGGTGCGCGAGCCCGTTGAGGTCAACACGATGCGGCGTTCCCAGGTTGGATCAATGATGCTCAACTGCGGCGGTACGTCGAGGTAGATGCGATCGGTCTCGCCGGTGAACTGCAGATCGCCTTGCTGGCTGGCAATGTTCCAGTCGTCCAGGGTCTCGATGTAATCCAGCCCGGCCACGCCGTCGACATGCACGTTACGCACGTCACTGACGGCGAAATACGTGTGCAGCGCCTGGCTGAGGGTCACGCTGTCGGCGCCGCGGTTATGGCTGGTCAGGCTGTAATGCAATTTATCCGAGAGATGCAGGGTCAGGGTCAGGTCGACTTCATGCGGCCAGCCCGGCAGGCCACCTTCCGGGCAGGGCAGCTTGAACTCGACCTTGATGCCGTCAGCCTCGGATTCGATGCCGCCCAGCTCCCAGTCCATCGCTCGCACCAGACCGTGCGCGGGGGCCGGTTGCTCGCCGACGTACATGTTCTGCACGCTCTGCGGGTTGCGTTCGAATTTGCCGAACCACGGCCAGCACACGGGCACGCCGGCACGAATGCTCTTGCCGGTTTTCAGGTCGGCCTTGTCGTTCAGCCAGATGATCGGCGGCTGTCCGTCGATCTGATAACTGAGGATGTGCGCGCCTTGCTGGGCCACCAGCACTTCAGCCTTGCCGTGGCGGATGCGCCAGCAGTTCAGTTCATCCAGTTTCACGGCTTCAACGTTTGGCGTGTTCATGGGCAACTCTCGATCAGACACTGGGGACGACTATCGACCGCGAAACGGCCGCGAGGTTTAACGCGCGCGTGGCGGAACCGAGCGCGTGCGACCACTGCCGTCGATGGCGACGAAAACAAAGACCGCTTCGGTGACCTTGCGCCATTCGCTGGAGAGTGGGTCGTCGCTCCACACCTCGACCATCATCTGGATCGAGCTGCGGCCGATTTCCAGGGTCTGGGTATAAAAGGACAACTGTGCGCCAACGGCGACCGGTACCAGGAACGCCATGCGGTCGATGGCAACCGTGGCGACGCGGCCACCGGCGACACGGCTGGCCATCGCGGTGCCGGCCAGGTCCATCTGCGCCACCAGCCAGCCGCCGAAAATATCGCCAAAGCCGTTGGTTTCGCGCGGCAGCGCGGTGATTTGCAGGGCCAGGTCGCCCTGTGGGATCGGATCTTCTTGTTCGAGCTCTATCATGCCGGGGGGCCTCTGACCCGTGACTCTTCGTGGGTAATGCGGGTGGTAGCCGTCTTCGCGAAAAACGATTCAACACCGAACATACTACGTTCGTCACGTTTTCCATCAGGCGCCTAAAGGGAAACTCTGCGAAAAAGGCTAAATCCCGAGCAAAGGACGGGCCAACAACGTTTTCGCACAGCAACCTCCTACAAAGCCTGCGCAGGGGGCGAGTATATCGGTCGACAGACGCCACGACGACCACCGGTTCTGATTTCGACCGTCAATTACGCGCCTCTATGTGCTTTTTCGAACAATTTGCTATGGTGCCGAACCTGTCCGAGCCACTGCCAGCGTTGTTGTGGCGACAGATTCGACTATAAGAGAAGCCCTTGCCATGACCTCAGCGCCTTCGAGCCTCGCGCAGCCCGAGCAACCCGCACGACCGTTGACCCGCAATGACTACAAGACCCTGTCGCTGTCCGCCCTGGGCGGCGCGCTGGAGTTCTACGATTTCATCATCTTCGTTTTCTTCGCCACCGTGGTCGGCAAGCTGTTCTTCCCGGCCGACATGCCCGAATGGCTGCGCCTGATGCAGACCTTCGGCATTTTCGCCGCCGGCTATCTGGCGCGTCCTCTGGGCGGCATCGTCATGGCGCATTTCGGCGACCTGCTGGGGCGCAAGAAAATGTTCACCCTGAGCATTTTCATGATGGCCGTGCCGACCCTGATCATGGGTCTGCTGCCGACCTATGCGCAGATCGGCATCTGGGCGCCGATCCTGTTGCTGTTGATGCGGGTCATCCAGGGTGCGGCGATCGGCGGTGAAGTGCCGGGGGCCTGGGTCTTCGTTTCCGAACACGTTCCGCAAAAGCACATCGGATATGCCTGTGGCACCCTCACCAGCGGCCTGACGGCCGGTATCTTGCTCGGCTCGCTGGTCGCCACGGCGATCAACAGCCTTTATACGCCAGCAGAAGTGTCGGATTACGCCTGGCGGATCCCGTTCCTGCTCGGCGGCGTGTTCGGCCTGTTCTCGGTGTACCTTCGCCGCTGGCTGCACGAAACCCCGGTGTTCGCCGAACTGCAACTGCGCAAGGCGCTGGCCGAAGAAGTGCCGTTGCGCGCGGTGCTGCGTGACCATCGCGGTGCGATCGCCATTTCGATGTTGCTGACCTGGCTGCTCTCGGCTGGCGTGGTCGTGGTCATTCTGATGACCCCGACGGTGCTGCAGACGGTTTATCACTTCTCGCCAACCACCGCGTTGCAGTCCAACAGCCTGGCCATCGTGTTCCTCAGCCTCGGTTGCATCGGCGCCGGCGCACTGGCCGATCGCTTCGGCGCCGGTCGTGTATTCGTGTTCGGTTGCCTGGGCTTGCTGATCAGTTCCTGGACCTTCTATCACAGCCTTGCCGATCACCCGAACTGGCTGTTTCCGCTGTACGCGCTGACCGGTCTGCTGGTCGGCACCATCGGCGCGGTGCCGTACGTAATGGTCAAGGCGTTCCCGCCAGTGGTGCGTTTCAGCGGCTTGTCGTTCTCGTACAACGTGGCTTACGCGATCTTTGGCGGGTTGACGCCGATGGTGGTGAGCCTGCTGCTCAAGGAAAGCGCGATGGGCCCGGCTTACTATGTCGCGGTGTTGTGCGGGGTGGGGATGCTGGTCGGCGCGTGGCTATGGAAAAAAGGTCGCTGATTGGCGCCTGATCGTTCCCACGCTCCGCGTGGGAATGCATCTCGTGACGCTCTGCGTCACCTCTCGAAGCGGACGCAGAGCGTCCCTGGCGGCATTCCCACGCAGAGCGTGGGAACGATCTGTCGCGACATGCTGGCCTTTCATCCAATTGTCATATTTCAGCCATAGAGTGTTCACACGGCCTGCTGATACTTGGCCCCGACTTAACACACCCTATCTGCTAGGAGTAAGGCATGAAACTGAAGCGTTTGATGGCGGCAATGACTTTTGTCGCTGCTGGCGTTGCGACTGCCAACGCGGTTGCCGCTGTTGACCCTGCTATCCCGAGCTACACCAAGACCACTGGTGTGTCGGGCAACCTGTCCAGCGTCGGTTCCGATACCCTGGCCAACCTCATGACCCTGTGGGCCGAGAACTACAAAAAAGAATACCCGAACGTCAACATCCAGATTCAGGCCGCCGGTTCTTCGACTGCGCCACCGGCGCTGACGGAAGGCACCG
Proteins encoded in this window:
- the purE gene encoding 5-(carboxyamino)imidazole ribonucleotide mutase, with the protein product MSALVGVIMGSKSDWSTLSHTADMLEKLGIPYEVKVVSAHRTPDLLFQYAEEAENRGIEVIIAGAGGAAHLPGMCAAKTHLPVLGVPVQSAMLSGVDSLLSIVQMPAGIPVATLAIGKAGAINAALLSASILGAKHPQFHAVLKTFRAEQTDSVLDNPDPRIA
- a CDS encoding 5-(carboxyamino)imidazole ribonucleotide synthase; translation: MKIGVIGGGQLGRMLALAGTPLGMNFAFLDPAPDACAAALGEHLRADYGDQDHLRQLADEVDLVTFEFESVPAETVAFLSQFVPVYPSAEALRIARDRWFEKSMFKDLDIPTPAFADIQSQADLDAAVASIGLPAVLKTRTLGYDGKGQKVLRKPEDVAGTFAELGSVACLLEGFVPFTGEVSLIAVRARDGETKFYPLVHNTHDSGILKLSVASTDHPLQALAEDYSSRVLKHLDYVGVMAFEFFEVDGGLKANEIAPRVHNSGHWTTEGAECSQFENHLRAVAGLPLGSTAKVGESAMLNFIGVVPPVEKVIAIQDCHLHHYGKAFKAGRKVGHANLRCADMATLQAQIVKVEALIAE
- a CDS encoding GlsB/YeaQ/YmgE family stress response membrane protein — its product is MGIIGTIFIGLIVGLLARFLKPGDDSMGWIMTILLGIGGSLAATYGGQALGIYQAGEGAGFLGALVGAVVLLVIYGLIKKN
- a CDS encoding DUF3299 domain-containing protein, coding for MRHLLLTLLLLGSGLAHAGELPETDWLDLMPKSDQKALEAMPEIDHNSPEASGTFTEKGGMKQAKGLPAVMYSSKTVASMNDKHIRIGGYPVPLESDAKGRSTLFFLVPYPGACIHVPPPPPNQLVLVRYPKGLKLDDIYTPLWVTGTLKIEKVSNDLADAAYALEAEKVRVVQEADL
- a CDS encoding D-hexose-6-phosphate mutarotase, which encodes MNTPNVEAVKLDELNCWRIRHGKAEVLVAQQGAHILSYQIDGQPPIIWLNDKADLKTGKSIRAGVPVCWPWFGKFERNPQSVQNMYVGEQPAPAHGLVRAMDWELGGIESEADGIKVEFKLPCPEGGLPGWPHEVDLTLTLHLSDKLHYSLTSHNRGADSVTLSQALHTYFAVSDVRNVHVDGVAGLDYIETLDDWNIASQQGDLQFTGETDRIYLDVPPQLSIIDPTWERRIVLTSTGSRTAVIWNPWIDRAAALPDMDNDGWQRMLCIETANVMDDIVTLAPGASHTMGVSVAATPL
- a CDS encoding acyl-CoA thioesterase, which translates into the protein MIELEQEDPIPQGDLALQITALPRETNGFGDIFGGWLVAQMDLAGTAMASRVAGGRVATVAIDRMAFLVPVAVGAQLSFYTQTLEIGRSSIQMMVEVWSDDPLSSEWRKVTEAVFVFVAIDGSGRTRSVPPRAR
- a CDS encoding MFS transporter encodes the protein MTSAPSSLAQPEQPARPLTRNDYKTLSLSALGGALEFYDFIIFVFFATVVGKLFFPADMPEWLRLMQTFGIFAAGYLARPLGGIVMAHFGDLLGRKKMFTLSIFMMAVPTLIMGLLPTYAQIGIWAPILLLLMRVIQGAAIGGEVPGAWVFVSEHVPQKHIGYACGTLTSGLTAGILLGSLVATAINSLYTPAEVSDYAWRIPFLLGGVFGLFSVYLRRWLHETPVFAELQLRKALAEEVPLRAVLRDHRGAIAISMLLTWLLSAGVVVVILMTPTVLQTVYHFSPTTALQSNSLAIVFLSLGCIGAGALADRFGAGRVFVFGCLGLLISSWTFYHSLADHPNWLFPLYALTGLLVGTIGAVPYVMVKAFPPVVRFSGLSFSYNVAYAIFGGLTPMVVSLLLKESAMGPAYYVAVLCGVGMLVGAWLWKKGR